In the Sandaracinus amylolyticus genome, GCGGGTTCCTGGGCAGCTGGATGGTGCGTCGGCTGATCGATCGCGGCGTCGCGGTGCGCGTGCTCGCCGCGAAGGGCGAGCCACGCGACAACATCACCGGCCTGGACGTCGACGTGGTCGAGGGCGACGTGCGCAGCGTCGACGTCTGCAAGCGCGCGGTCGAGGGGATGGACACCGTCTTCCACGCAGCCGCGATCTACAAGGACTGGGCGCCCGATCCCTGGCCGATGTACGACGTGAACCTGCGCGGCACGTTCCACGTGATCGAGGCCGCACGACGCGCCGGCGTGGAGCGCGTGATCTACACCGCGTCGATCGTCTCGGTGGGGCGGCCCAAGCCGGGCACGCTGGGCGACGAGACGACGCCCTACGAGGCGTGGGATCTCGACTTCCCGTACTCGCGCAGCAAGCTGCACAGCCGCGAGCTCGCGGAGTACTTCGGGGCGTGGGATCTCGACGTGCGCGTGGTGTGCCCGGGGATCGTGTTCGGCCCCAACGACATCCGCCCCACGCCGAGCGGCGGGCTGATCGTCGGATCGCTGAAGACGCCGGGGCCCGCGGTCGCGTACGAGGGCGGCGCGTCGTACGTCGACGTGCGCGACGCCGCCGAGGCGCACGTGCTCGCGGCGGAGAAGGGCCGGAAGGGCGAGCGCTACCTCGCGACCGCGCACAACCTCACGAACGAAGAGCTGATCCGCGCGATCGATCGCGTGACCGGGCGCAAGCGACCGGTGCTGCGCCTGCCCGTCGCCGCGGCGCGCGGGATCGCGATCGCGATGGAGGCGCAGGCGGCGCGCACCGGCCAGCCGCCGCTGCTCGCGCGCGACTTCTTCGAGTACTCGCTGAAGCCGTCGTACTACTCGAACGCGAAGTCGGTGCGCGAGCTCGGGGCGCGCTATCGGCCGATCGAGGAGACGATCGGCGACGCGGTCGCGTGGTTCCGCGGTCGCGGAATGGTTTGAGCTCCAACGATCTTCACGGGCGGATGATCTGGAGCTCCTCGAGCTGCGGGCACGAGGCGCGATAGCGCTCGCGCTCGGCGGGCTCCATCTCCCACACCATCACGTCGCGCAGCGCGCAGGACGTCACGCCGTCGAGCGCGGGCGCGGTCCACGCGTGCC is a window encoding:
- a CDS encoding NAD-dependent epimerase/dehydratase family protein, with product MKRALVTGGCGFLGSWMVRRLIDRGVAVRVLAAKGEPRDNITGLDVDVVEGDVRSVDVCKRAVEGMDTVFHAAAIYKDWAPDPWPMYDVNLRGTFHVIEAARRAGVERVIYTASIVSVGRPKPGTLGDETTPYEAWDLDFPYSRSKLHSRELAEYFGAWDLDVRVVCPGIVFGPNDIRPTPSGGLIVGSLKTPGPAVAYEGGASYVDVRDAAEAHVLAAEKGRKGERYLATAHNLTNEELIRAIDRVTGRKRPVLRLPVAAARGIAIAMEAQAARTGQPPLLARDFFEYSLKPSYYSNAKSVRELGARYRPIEETIGDAVAWFRGRGMV